A window of Pan paniscus chromosome 10, NHGRI_mPanPan1-v2.0_pri, whole genome shotgun sequence contains these coding sequences:
- the CDK4 gene encoding cyclin-dependent kinase 4 isoform X2, which yields MATSRYEPVAEIGVGAYGTVYKARDPHSGHFVALKSVRVPNGGGGGGGLPISTVREVALLRRLEAFEHPNVVRLMDVCATSRTDREIKVTLVFEHVDQDLRTYLDKAPPPGLPAETIKVVTLWYRAPEVLLQSTYATPVDMWSVGCIFAEMFRRKPLFCGNSEADQLGKIFDLIGLPPEDDWPRDVSLPRGAFPPRGPRPVQSVVPEMEESGAQLLLEMLTFNPHKRISAFRALQHSYLHKDEGNPE from the exons ATGGCTACCTCTCGATATGAGCCAGTGGCTGAAATTGGTGTCGGTGCCTATGGGACAGTGTACAAGGCCCGTGATCCCCACAGTGGCCACTTTGTGGCCCTCAAGAGTGTGAGAGTCCCcaatggaggaggaggtggaggaggcctTCCCATCAGCACAGTTCGTGAGGTGGCTTTACTGAGGCGACTGGAGGCTTTTGAGCATCCCAATGTTGTCCG GCTGATGGACGTCTGTGCCACATCCCGAACTGACCGGGAGATCAAGGTAACCCTGGTGTTTGAGCATGTAGACCAGGACCTAAGGACATATCTGGACAAGGCACCCCCACCAGGCTTGCCAGCCGAAACCATCAAG GTTGTTACACTCTGGTACCGAGCTCCCGAAGTTCTTCTGCAGTCCACATATGCAACACCTGTGGACATGTGGAGTGTTGGCTGTATCTTTGCAGAGATGTTTCGTCGAAA GCCTCTCTTCTGTGGAAACTCAGAAGCCGACCAGTTGGGCAAAATCTTTGA CCTGATTGGGCTGCCTCCAGAGGATGACTGGCCTCGAGATGTATCCCTGCCCCGTGGAGCCTTTCCCCCCAGAGGGCCCCGCCCAGTGCAGTCGGTGGTACCTGAGATGGAGGAGTCGGGAGCACAGCTGCTGCTG GAAATGCTGACTTTTAACCCACACAAGCGAATCTCTGCCTTTCGAGCTCTGCAGCACTCTTATCTACATAAGGATGAAGGTAATCCGGAGTGA
- the METTL1 gene encoding tRNA (guanine-N(7)-)-methyltransferase isoform X2, which produces MAASLTCASGLRLHVDLVEKPRTGIMAAETWNVAGAEAPPPQKRYYRQRAHSNPIADHTLRYPVKPEEMDWSELYPEFFAPLTQNQSHDDPKDKKEKRAQAQVEFADIGCGYGGLLADKDVLPLPRPTFQADKAQVANHQSHPASRICLRAKSWGAGVYHNRCAGATRLDVHSFRRAPTV; this is translated from the exons ATGGCTGCGTCATTAACTTGCGCCTCTGGCCTGCGCCTCCACGTGGATTTGGTAGAGAAACCCCGGACTGGGATCATGGCAGCCGAGACTTGGAACGTGGCCGGAGCAGAGGCCCCACCGCCCCAGAAGCGCTACTACCGGCAACGTGCTCACTCCAACCCCATAGCGGACCACACGCTGCGCTA CCCTGTGAAGCCAGAGGAGATGGACTGGTCTGAGCTATACCCAGAGTTCTTCGCTCCACTCACTCAAAATCAGAGCCACGATGACCCAaaggataagaaagaaaagagagctcAGGCCCAAGTGGAGTTTGCAGACATAGGCTGTGGCTATGGTGGCCTGTTAG CTGACAAAGATGTTCTTCCTCTTCCCCGACCCACATTTCAAGCGGACAAAGCACAAGTGGCGAATCATCAGTCCCACCCTGCTAGCAGAATATGCCTACGTGCTAAGAGTTGGG GGGCTGGTGTATACCATAACCGATGTGCTGGAGCTACACGACTGGATGTGCACTCATTTCGAAGAGCACCCACTGTTTGA
- the CDK4 gene encoding cyclin-dependent kinase 4 isoform X4 translates to MDVCATSRTDREIKVTLVFEHVDQDLRTYLDKAPPPGLPAETIKDLMRQFLRGLDFLHANCIVHRDLKPENILVTSGGTVKLADFGLARIYSYQMALTPVVVTLWYRAPEVLLQSTYATPVDMWSVGCIFAEMFRRKPLFCGNSEADQLGKIFDLIGLPPEDDWPRDVSLPRGAFPPRGPRPVQSVVPEMEESGAQLLLEMLTFNPHKRISAFRALQHSYLHKDEGNPE, encoded by the exons ATGGACGTCTGTGCCACATCCCGAACTGACCGGGAGATCAAGGTAACCCTGGTGTTTGAGCATGTAGACCAGGACCTAAGGACATATCTGGACAAGGCACCCCCACCAGGCTTGCCAGCCGAAACCATCAAG GATCTGATGCGCCAGTTTCTAAGAGGCCTAGATTTCCTTCATGCCAATTGCATCGTTCACCGAGATCTGAAGCCAGAGAACATTCTGGTGACAAGTGGTGGAACAGTCAAGCTGGCTGACTTTGGCCTGGCCAGAATCTACAGCTACCAGATGGCACTTACACCCGTG GTTGTTACACTCTGGTACCGAGCTCCCGAAGTTCTTCTGCAGTCCACATATGCAACACCTGTGGACATGTGGAGTGTTGGCTGTATCTTTGCAGAGATGTTTCGTCGAAA GCCTCTCTTCTGTGGAAACTCAGAAGCCGACCAGTTGGGCAAAATCTTTGA CCTGATTGGGCTGCCTCCAGAGGATGACTGGCCTCGAGATGTATCCCTGCCCCGTGGAGCCTTTCCCCCCAGAGGGCCCCGCCCAGTGCAGTCGGTGGTACCTGAGATGGAGGAGTCGGGAGCACAGCTGCTGCTG GAAATGCTGACTTTTAACCCACACAAGCGAATCTCTGCCTTTCGAGCTCTGCAGCACTCTTATCTACATAAGGATGAAGGTAATCCGGAGTGA
- the CDK4 gene encoding cyclin-dependent kinase 4 isoform X3 has translation MATSRYEPVAEIGVGAYGTVYKARDPHSGHFVALKSVRVPNGGGGGGGLPISTVREVALLRRLEAFEHPNVVRLMDVCATSRTDREIKVTLVFEHVDQDLRTYLDKAPPPGLPAETIKDLMRQFLRGLDFLHANCIVHRDLKPENILVTSGGTVKLADFGLARIYSYQMALTPVVVTLWYRAPEVLLQSTYATPVDMWSVGCIFAEMFRRKPLFCGNSEADQLGKIFEKC, from the exons ATGGCTACCTCTCGATATGAGCCAGTGGCTGAAATTGGTGTCGGTGCCTATGGGACAGTGTACAAGGCCCGTGATCCCCACAGTGGCCACTTTGTGGCCCTCAAGAGTGTGAGAGTCCCcaatggaggaggaggtggaggaggcctTCCCATCAGCACAGTTCGTGAGGTGGCTTTACTGAGGCGACTGGAGGCTTTTGAGCATCCCAATGTTGTCCG GCTGATGGACGTCTGTGCCACATCCCGAACTGACCGGGAGATCAAGGTAACCCTGGTGTTTGAGCATGTAGACCAGGACCTAAGGACATATCTGGACAAGGCACCCCCACCAGGCTTGCCAGCCGAAACCATCAAG GATCTGATGCGCCAGTTTCTAAGAGGCCTAGATTTCCTTCATGCCAATTGCATCGTTCACCGAGATCTGAAGCCAGAGAACATTCTGGTGACAAGTGGTGGAACAGTCAAGCTGGCTGACTTTGGCCTGGCCAGAATCTACAGCTACCAGATGGCACTTACACCCGTG GTTGTTACACTCTGGTACCGAGCTCCCGAAGTTCTTCTGCAGTCCACATATGCAACACCTGTGGACATGTGGAGTGTTGGCTGTATCTTTGCAGAGATGTTTCGTCGAAA GCCTCTCTTCTGTGGAAACTCAGAAGCCGACCAGTTGGGCAAAATCTTTGA GAAATGCTGA
- the MARCHF9 gene encoding E3 ubiquitin-protein ligase MARCHF9: MTQYQPLQPPRETNAWKALRGAGTGSHSWEGTALTSRQPGVLWGRPVIGAPEPVATAPYTRARCQRGARKLGGRGERRTFWARDRHPCAEGRTGGASTGRRAKSSTRVHTPLPWPLPFLHPPRAPTLAPAPGDTCSCGAGRGCAAAAPSPLPLPAPPLPPSFTRSPAPAPPARHSGGVSAAAAAGRSRHLPPPSARAEPSLIPEPEGDRDRENGDGGRPRRRRTRARNPGGPARSRPRPAGCGTLSPPPRPLPWPWPPTPPPPGRQPARPRKHRSPGGGSSERLSQAPKTPARLGSLARAPFPALSSSLPPPLASPPCTLPPAPGVRTMLKSRLRMFLNELKLLVLTGGGRPRAEPQPRGGRGGGCGWAPFAGCSTRDGDGDEEEYYGSEPRARGLAGDKEPRAGPLPPPAPPLPPPGALDALSLSSSLDSGLRTPQCRICFQGPEQGELLSPCRCDGSVRCTHQPCLIRWISERGSWSCELCYFKYQVLAISTKNPLQWQAISLTVIEKVQIAAIVLGSLFLVASISWLIWSSLSPSAKWQRQDLLFQICYGMYGFMDVVCIGLIIHEGSSVYRIFKRWQAVNQQWKVLNYDKTKDIGGDAGGGTAGKPGPRTSRTGPTSGATSRPPAAQRMRTLLPQRCGYTILHLLGQLRPPDARSSSHSGREVVMRVTTV, encoded by the exons ATGACTCAATACCAACCCCTCCAGCCAC CTCGCGAAACGAACGCGTGGAAAGCTTTGAGGGGGGCGGGCACTGGTTCTCATTCCTGGGAAGGGACTGCACTTACCTCACGCCAGCCCGGGGTGCTGTGGGGGCGGCCCGTTATCGGGGCCCCGGAGCCAGTTGCTACGGCCCCATACACCCGAGCTCG CTGCCAAAGAGGCGCGCGGAAACTGGGAGGGCGGGGCGAACGCCGGACGTTCTGGGCACGTGACCGCCACCCGTGCGCTGAGGGGCGGACAGGAGGTGCTTCGACTGGGAGGAGGGCGAAAAGT TCAACTCGTGTGCACACTCCCCTTCCTTGGCCACTCCCCTTCCTCCACCCTCCTCGGGCTCCCACACTTGCCCCCGCCCCTGGGGACACCTGCTCGTGCGGGGCAGGGCGGGGATGCGCAGCCGCggccccttctcctctccccctccccgccccgcccctccctccatccttcacCCGCTCCCCGGCGCCCGCCCCGCCCGCCCGCCACTCCGGGGGGgtctccgccgccgccgccgccggaaGGAGCCGCCATTTGCCACCGCCGAGCGCACGGGCCGAGCCAAGCCTGATCCCGGAGCCGGAGGGGGACAGGGACCGAGAGAACGGCGATGGGGGGCGGCCCCGCCGCAGGAGGACCCGGGCGCGTAACCCCGGGGGCCCGGCCCGCTCCAGACCCAGACCCGCGGGGTGCGGCACCCTGagcccccctccccgccccctgcCCTGGCCATGGCCGCCCACCCCGCCGCCCCCGGGCCGCCAGCCCGCTCGGCCCCGCAAGCACCGGAGCCCCGGCGGTGGCAGCAGTGAACGGCTGTCGCAGGCCCCGAAGACCCCGGCCCGGCTCGGCTCTCTAGCGCGCGCCCCCTTCCCGGCCTTGTCCTCTTCCCTCCCCCCGCCGCTAGCGAGCCCCCCTTGCACGCTGCCCCCCGCCCCAGGTGTCCGGACGATGCTCAAGTCTCGGCTCCGCATGTTTCTGAACGAGCTGAAGCTGCTGGTGCTGACAGGCGGGGGGCGGCCCCGGGCCGAGCCGCAACCCCGGGGGGGCCGGGGAGGCGGCTGCGGCTGGGCGCCCTTCGCTGGCTGCTCCACCCGGGACGGCGACGGCGACGAGGAGGAGTACTACGGGTCGGAGCCGCGGGCCCGGGGCCTGGCCGGCGACAAGGAGCCGCGGGCCGGACCCCTGCCGCCGCCcgcgccgccgctgccgcccCCGGGCGCGCTGGACGCCCTGTCGCTCAGCAGTAGCCTGGACAGCGGACTCCGAACCCCTCAGTGCCGGATCTGCTTCCAGGGCCCGGAGCAG GGGGAGCTCTTGAGCCCCTGCCGCTGCGACGGCTCAGTGCGCTGCACGCATCAGCCCTGCCTCATCCGCTGGATCAGCGAGAGGGGCTCCTGGAGCTGTGAGCTCTGCTACTTCAAGTACCAGGTCCTGGCGATCAGCACCAAGAACCCACTGCAG TGGCAGGCCATCTCCCTGACGGTCATCGAGAAGGTCCAGATTGCTGCCATAGTCCTGGGCTCGCTCTTCCTGGTTGCCAGCATCTCCTGGCTCATCTGGTCCTCACTCAGCCCTTCAGCCAAGTGGCAACGACAGGATCTGCTCTTTCAGATCTGCTACGGCATGTATGGCTTCATGGATGTCGTCTGCATAG GCCTCATCATCCATGAAGGCTCCTCTGTCTACCGCATCTTCAAGCGCTGGCAGGCAGTGAACCAGCAGTGGAAGGTCCTAAATTATGACAAGACCAAGGACATAGGAGGAGATGCAGGGGGAGGGACGGCAGGGAAGCCAGGCCCCAGGACCTCACGGACGGGCCCCACCTCTGGGGCCACGAGCCGCCCCCCAGCTGCCCAGCGCATGCGGACGCTCTTGCCTCAGCGCTGCGGTTATACAATCTTGCACCTCCTTGGGCAGCTGCGGCCACCAGATGCCCGTTCCAGCTCCCATTCTGGCCGAGAGGTTGTCATGAGGGTCACTACAGTCTGA
- the METTL1 gene encoding tRNA (guanine-N(7)-)-methyltransferase isoform X1 has translation MAASLTCASGLRLHVDLVEKPRTGIMAAETWNVAGAEAPPPQKRYYRQRAHSNPIADHTLRYPVKPEEMDWSELYPEFFAPLTQNQSHDDPKDKKEKRAQAQVEFADIGCGYGGLLVELSPLFPDTLILGLEIRVKVSDYVQDRIRALRAAPAGGFQNIACLRSNAMKHLPNFFYKGQLTKMFFLFPDPHFKRTKHKWRIISPTLLAEYAYVLRVGGLVYTITDVLELHDWMCTHFEEHPLFERVPLEDLSEDPIVGHLGTSTEEGKKVLRNGGKNFPAIFRRIQDPVLQAVTSQTSLPGH, from the exons ATGGCTGCGTCATTAACTTGCGCCTCTGGCCTGCGCCTCCACGTGGATTTGGTAGAGAAACCCCGGACTGGGATCATGGCAGCCGAGACTTGGAACGTGGCCGGAGCAGAGGCCCCACCGCCCCAGAAGCGCTACTACCGGCAACGTGCTCACTCCAACCCCATAGCGGACCACACGCTGCGCTA CCCTGTGAAGCCAGAGGAGATGGACTGGTCTGAGCTATACCCAGAGTTCTTCGCTCCACTCACTCAAAATCAGAGCCACGATGACCCAaaggataagaaagaaaagagagctcAGGCCCAAGTGGAGTTTGCAGACATAGGCTGTGGCTATGGTGGCCTGTTAG TGGAACTGTCACCGCTGTTCCCAGACACACTTATTCTGGGTCTGGAGATCCGGGTGAAGGTCTCAGACTATGTACAAGACCGGATTCGGGCCCTACGCGCAGCTCCTGCAGGTGGCTTCCAGAACATCGCCTGTCTCCGTAGCAATGCCATGAAGCACCTTCCTAACTTCTTCTACAAAGGCCAG CTGACAAAGATGTTCTTCCTCTTCCCCGACCCACATTTCAAGCGGACAAAGCACAAGTGGCGAATCATCAGTCCCACCCTGCTAGCAGAATATGCCTACGTGCTAAGAGTTGGG GGGCTGGTGTATACCATAACCGATGTGCTGGAGCTACACGACTGGATGTGCACTCATTTCGAAGAGCACCCACTGTTTGAGCGTGTGCCTCTGGAGGACCTG AGTGAAGACCCCATTGTGGGACATCTAGGCACCTCAACTGAGGAGGGGAAGAAAGTTCTACGTAATGGAGGGAAGAATTTCCCAGCCATCTTCCGAAGAATACAAGATCCCGTCCTCCAGGCAGTGACCTCCCAAACCAGCCTGCCTGGTCACTGA
- the CDK4 gene encoding cyclin-dependent kinase 4 isoform X1, whose amino-acid sequence MATSRYEPVAEIGVGAYGTVYKARDPHSGHFVALKSVRVPNGGGGGGGLPISTVREVALLRRLEAFEHPNVVRLMDVCATSRTDREIKVTLVFEHVDQDLRTYLDKAPPPGLPAETIKDLMRQFLRGLDFLHANCIVHRDLKPENILVTSGGTVKLADFGLARIYSYQMALTPVVVTLWYRAPEVLLQSTYATPVDMWSVGCIFAEMFRRKPLFCGNSEADQLGKIFDLIGLPPEDDWPRDVSLPRGAFPPRGPRPVQSVVPEMEESGAQLLLEMLTFNPHKRISAFRALQHSYLHKDEGNPE is encoded by the exons ATGGCTACCTCTCGATATGAGCCAGTGGCTGAAATTGGTGTCGGTGCCTATGGGACAGTGTACAAGGCCCGTGATCCCCACAGTGGCCACTTTGTGGCCCTCAAGAGTGTGAGAGTCCCcaatggaggaggaggtggaggaggcctTCCCATCAGCACAGTTCGTGAGGTGGCTTTACTGAGGCGACTGGAGGCTTTTGAGCATCCCAATGTTGTCCG GCTGATGGACGTCTGTGCCACATCCCGAACTGACCGGGAGATCAAGGTAACCCTGGTGTTTGAGCATGTAGACCAGGACCTAAGGACATATCTGGACAAGGCACCCCCACCAGGCTTGCCAGCCGAAACCATCAAG GATCTGATGCGCCAGTTTCTAAGAGGCCTAGATTTCCTTCATGCCAATTGCATCGTTCACCGAGATCTGAAGCCAGAGAACATTCTGGTGACAAGTGGTGGAACAGTCAAGCTGGCTGACTTTGGCCTGGCCAGAATCTACAGCTACCAGATGGCACTTACACCCGTG GTTGTTACACTCTGGTACCGAGCTCCCGAAGTTCTTCTGCAGTCCACATATGCAACACCTGTGGACATGTGGAGTGTTGGCTGTATCTTTGCAGAGATGTTTCGTCGAAA GCCTCTCTTCTGTGGAAACTCAGAAGCCGACCAGTTGGGCAAAATCTTTGA CCTGATTGGGCTGCCTCCAGAGGATGACTGGCCTCGAGATGTATCCCTGCCCCGTGGAGCCTTTCCCCCCAGAGGGCCCCGCCCAGTGCAGTCGGTGGTACCTGAGATGGAGGAGTCGGGAGCACAGCTGCTGCTG GAAATGCTGACTTTTAACCCACACAAGCGAATCTCTGCCTTTCGAGCTCTGCAGCACTCTTATCTACATAAGGATGAAGGTAATCCGGAGTGA
- the CYP27B1 gene encoding 25-hydroxyvitamin D-1 alpha hydroxylase, mitochondrial, whose amino-acid sequence MTQTLKYASRVFHRVRWAPELGASLGYREYHSARRSLADIPGPSTPSFLAELFCKGGLSRLHELQVQGAARFGPVWLASFGTVRTVYVAAPALVEELLRQEGPRPERCSFSPWTEHRRCRQRACGLLTAEGEEWQRLRSLLAPLLLRPQAAARYAGTLNNVVCDLVRRLRRQRGRGTGPPALVRDVAGEFYKFGLEGIAAVLLGSRLGCLEAQVPPDTETFIRAVGSVFVSTLLTMAMPHWLRHLVPGPWGRLCRDWDQMFAFAQRHVERREAEAAMGNGGQPEKDLESGAHLTHFLFREELPAQSILGNVTELLLAGVDTVSNTLSWALYELSRHPEVQTALHSEITAALSPGSSAYPPATVLSQLPLLKAVVKEVLRLYPVVPGNSRVPDKDIHVGDYIIPKNTLVTLCHYATSRDPAQFPEPNSFRPARWLGEGPTPHPFASLPFGFGKRSCMGRRLAELELQMALAQILTHFEVQPEPGAAPVRPKTRTVLVPERSINLQFLDR is encoded by the exons ATGACCCAGACCCTCAAGTACGCCTCCAGAGTGTTCCATCGCGTCCGCTGGGCGCCCGAGTTGGGCGCCTCCCTAGGCTACCGAGAGTACCACTCAGCACGCCGGAGCTTGGCAGACATCCCAGGCCCCTCTACGCCCAGCTTTCTGGCCGAACTTTTCTGCAAGGGGGGGCTGTCGAGGCTACACGAGCTGCAG GTGCAGGGCGCCGCGCGCTTCGGGCCGGTGTGGCTAGCCAGCTTTGGGACAGTGCGCACCGTGTACGTGGCTGCCCCTGCACTCGTCGAGGAGCTGCTGCGACAGGAGGGACCCCGGCCCGAGCGCTGCAGCTTCTCGCCCTGGACGGAGCACCGCCGCTGCCGCCAGCGGGCTTGCGGACTGCTCACTGC GGAAGGCGAAGAATGGCAAAGGCTCCGCAGTCTCCTGGCCCCGCTCCTCCTCCGGCCTCAAGCGGCCGCCCGCTACGCCGGAACCCTGAACAACGTAGTTTGCGACCTTGTGCGGCGTCTGAGGCGCCAGCGGGGACGTGGCACGGGGCCGCCCGCCCTGGTTCGGGACGTGGCGGGGGAATTTTACAAGTTCGGACTGGAAG GCATCGCCGCGGTTCTGCTCGGCTCGCGCTTGGGCTGCCTGGAGGCTCAAGTGCCGCCCGACACGGAGACCTTCATCCGCGCTGTGGGCTCGGTGTTTGTGTCCACGCTGTTGACCATGGCGATGCCCCACTGGCTGCGCCACCTTGTGCCTGGGCCCTGGGGCCGCCTCTGCCGAGACTGGGACCAGATGTTTGCATTTG CTCAGAGGCACGTGGAGCGGCGAGAGGCAGAGGCAGCCATGGGGAACGGAGGACAGCCCGAGAAGGACCTGGAGTCTGGGGCGCACCTGACCCACTTCCTGTTCCGGGAAGAGTTGCCTGCCCAGTCCATCCTGGGAAATGTAACAGAGTTGCTATTGGCGGGAGTGGACACG GTGTCCAACACGCTCTCCTGGGCTCTGTATGAGCTCTCCCGGCACCCCGAAGTCCAGACAGCACTCCACTCAGAGATCACAGCTGCCCTGAGCCCTGGCTCCAGTGCCTACCCCCCAGCCACTGTACTGTCCCAGCTGCCCCTGCTGAAGGCGGTGGTCAAGGAAGTGCTAAG ACTGTACCCTGTGGTACCTGGAAATTCTCGTGTCCCAGACAAAGACATTCATGTGGGTGACTATATTATCCCCAAAAAT ACGCTGGTCACTCTGTGTCACTATGCCACTTCAAGGGACCCTGCCCAGTTCCCAGAGCCAAATTCTTTTCGTCCAGCTCGCTGGCTGGGGGAGGGTCCCACCCCCCACCCATTTGCATCTCTTCCCTTTGGCTTTGGCAAGCGCAGCTGTATGGGGAGACGCCTGGCAGAGCTTGAATTGCAAATGGCTTTGGCCCAG ATCCTAACACATTTTGAGGTGCAGCCTGAGCCAGGTGCGGCCCCAGTTAGACCCAAGACCCGGACTGTCCTGGTACCTGAAAGGAGCATCAACCTACAGTTTTTGGACAGATAG